One Phocoena sinus isolate mPhoSin1 chromosome 14, mPhoSin1.pri, whole genome shotgun sequence genomic region harbors:
- the LOC116765012 gene encoding LOW QUALITY PROTEIN: RIMS-binding protein 3C-like (The sequence of the model RefSeq protein was modified relative to this genomic sequence to represent the inferred CDS: inserted 1 base in 1 codon; deleted 6 bases in 6 codons), with protein MTKDSPSPSGGGRVTPKKPATPGPAAAAAAALEEQRRELEKLRAELEAERARGREERRRFAAQARQAREEAEQERQQLVDHLRSKWEAQRSRELRQLQEEVLREREAEIRQLLRWKEAEMRQLQQLLHRERDGVVREARELQRQLAEELMNRGYCGRAGAPEEAAAQCRCRLQEVLAQLRWETDGEQASRIRHLQAALDVERQLFLKYILEHFRWHPSLSGTPDPQTAHSSEEPPPEAAAKSSCRLEPLDGLSAGARARSRSLDRVPAACSNSPDSVLPARASSLDSLAPARSLSLDSTLSHPKAPESSSPDASIPGSLSPPPPVPERRRPSDPRGGEESGSQPCEALNPLPPGPDYSELLKRNLELSEALQVLARRCSGLREENLQLRRAGFSDKADKKVKRVKVKHAELTGLARRLEDRARKLQETNQRAVSAPVPGESRAGLELCQAFARQRARDLSEQASVLLDKDKQIEELRQECHLLQARIASGLSSAPLAAGGAACAQWLNVSDLDRLQRESQREVLRLQRQLTLQQATSSARAEAGGQSAPCEEARSQVQALERELSAQRRECAELGAQAAAARRRGEKAEARLQAALREGAWLAKENARLQAQADWTGKVAAENKDVRGQLGLACRERNAAGLLAGQLLQQAARGQDRQQQLLHDQQKALCDLQTAWEEMRALQCQPGHPPRNPXEAPPAPESQVRSSGRTKLQLGPEDQALSQPSRAKQEKEDSLLEIPVALGEATSAPKVPDRVPISRPLDSRSQAKKTSSQSNSSSEVESMWAPVPSCPTLDVDTASEVEDLEPYSVSSTLEVGGSEAPTTPKLKIFLARYSYNPFEGPNKHPESELLLTAGDYVYVFGDMDEDGFYKGELEDGRQGLVQSNLVEQISDSDILGCLPHEFPDLGPTRLQAGQGKASKEDTGHSLVPGKAQGTVDRGPHATTVRVGSKTEVAIEISDAKMEGGRLGSQQSMGKWGFSRPLLGTNSVFCVAPTQLYLKSVAATSAEITWVGSSHPHMVYLDDLECALTLAGVSCYTFHHLHPGTRYQVRVEVHPPWDSLPELWETMSSTITFNTPLAGPPDPPLDVLVERHASPGLLVVSWLPVTIDSAGSSNGVQVTGYAVYADGLKVAEVADATAGSILLEFSQLQLPPMCQNISVRTMSFCGESVDSVPAQIPRNCVTCLRLPEMSPFSCTCGDPSTGRMTFPICPQRLVLTPPRAKASPHSPGSCGEPQAKFLEAFPEEPPRRQSLKPRLSSDGEFPSAGSDSQAQRPTEARELSRKDQLFQKSPRSHRPPLPRGQSRGEENQYRHVGTSQSPAAGVICRSPECGPRKEPCQEKAALEKVLRQKQNAPAFTPPQLGTSQRYVSDFCDILQEEAGRFGLWGREGREQRKELRRQSRPGQALGGKREGWFQEPSLALCPAPSSRVIRMSRVGDPSLGMRVDPPAKLFVALSDYIPLVMSATPEAAEEELTFWKGQLLRVWGSQDTHGFYRGEHDGQVGDVPRHLVDKVDTGTEWTGGRWHLLGQGYLPSMAHLDDFGGLGGPQGSFPLPQGSPRRPSLWTPKTMVAALDYDPRDGPAGGLVKGKMSLRVGDVVTVYGPADDKGFYYGESGGHRSLVSVHLLDHMSLQGERVQLPAGVVASSHLRPTCGPHHQALLTLCTAPAPCTNARNTRPSQSSWPRGQQGLGLNGPVSRRKAEQVAPERLTGW; from the exons ATGACCAAGGACTCGCCCAGCCCTTCTGGCGGCGGCCGCGTGACACCCAAGAAGCCGGCTACTCCgggcccggcggcggcggcggcggcggcgctggaGGAGCAGAGGCGTGAGCTGGAGAAGCTGCGGGCCGAGCTGGAGGCGGAGCGGGCGCGCGGGCGGGAGGAGCGGCGGCGCTTCGCTGCCCAAGCGCGGCAGGCA CGGGAGGAGGCCGAGCAGGAACGGCAACAGCTGGTTGATCACCTGCGCTCCAAGTGGGAGGCGCAGCGCAGCCGGGAGCTGCGGCAGCTGCAGGAGGAGGTACTGCGGGAGCGCGAAGCCGAGATCCGGCAGCTGCTGCGCTGGAAGGAGGCCGAGATGCGACAGCTGCAGCAGCTGCTGCACCGCGAGCGCGATGGCGTGGTGCGCGAGGCCCGGGAGCTGCAGCGCCAGCTGGCAGAGGAGCTGATGAACCGCGGCTACTGCGGCCGTGCGGGGGCGCCCGAAGAGGCCGCAGCGCAGTGCCGCTGTCGCCTTCAGGAAGTGCTGGCGCAGCTCCGCTGGGAAACGGACGGAGAGCAGGCCTCGCGCATCCGCCACCTGCAGGCGGCACTCGACGTGGAGCGGCAGCTCTTCCTCAAGTACATTCTGGAACACTTCCGCTGGCACCCCTCCTTGTCCGGCACCCCCGACCCCCAGACCGCGCATTCTTCAGAAGAGCCACCCCCTGAGGCCGCCGCCAAGTCCTCATGTCGACTAGAACCCCTTGACGGCCTGAGCGCGGGCGCCCGCGCGCGCTCCCGCTCCCTCGACCGGGTGCCCGCGGCGTGCTCCAACTCCCCGGACAGCGTGCTCCCCGCGCGCGCCAGCTCCCTCGATTCCTTGGCACCAGCGCGTTCCCTCTCGCTCGACAGCACCCTGAGTCACCCCAAGGCCCCCGAATCCTCCTCTCCAGACGCCTCCATCCCGGGGTCCCTGAGTCCCCCGCCGCCAGTACCGGAGCGCAGGAGACCTAGCGACCCGCGAGGAGGGGAAGAGTCCGGGAGTCAGCCCTGCGAAGCCCTGAACCCCCTGCCGCCGGGCCCGGACTACAGCGAGCTGCTGAAG AGAAACTTGGAGCTGTCCGAGGCGCTGCAGGTCCTGGCGCGCCGCTGCTCCGGCCTGCGCGAAGAGAACCTGCAgctgcggcgcgcgggcttctccgACAAGGCGGACAAGAAGGTGAAGCGGGTCAAGGTGAAGCACGCCGAGCTGACCGGCCTCGCGCGGCGCCTGGAGGACCGGGCCCGCAAGCTGCAGGAGACCAACCAGCGTGCTGTGAGCGCGCCTGTGCCCGGCGAGAGCCGCGCGGGCCTGGAGCTGTGCCAGGCCTTCGCCCGCCAGCGTGCGCGGGACTTGTCGGAGCAGGCTAGCGTGCTGCTGGACAAGGACAAGCAGATCGAAGAGCTGCGGCAGGAGTGCCACCTACTGCAGGCGCGCATCGCCTCGGGCCTCAGCAGCGCCCCGCTCGCTGCGGGGGGCGCCGCCTGCGCCCAGTGGCTCAACGTCAGCGACCTGGACCGGCTGCAACGCGAGTCCCAGCGGGAGGTGCTGCGCCTGCAGAGGCAGTTGACCCTGCAGCAGGCCACCAGCAGCGCCCGGGCGGAGGCGGGCGGCCAGAGCGCACCATGCGAGGAGGCGCGGAGCCAAGTACAGGCACTGGAGCGCGAGCTGAGCGCGCAGCGGCGAGAGTGCGCGGAGCTGGGCGcgcaggcggcggcggcgcggcgaCGCGGCGAGAAGGCCGAGGCGAGGCTGCAGGCGGCGCTCCGCGAAGGCGCCTGGCTGGCGAAGGAGAACGCGCGGCTGCAGGCCCAGGCCGACTGGACGGGAAAGGTGGCGGCC GAGAACAAAGACGTGCGCGGGCAGCTGGGCCTCGCGTGCCGGGAGCGCAACGCCGCCGGCTTGCTGGCGGGGCAGCTGTTGCAGCAGGCGGCACGAGGGCAGGACAGGCAGCAACAGCTGCTGCACGACCAGCAGAAGGCCCTGTGTGATCTCCAGACGGCCTGGGAGGAGATGCGGGCACTGCAGTGTCAGCCTGGTCACCCTCCCAGGAACC GCGAGGCCCCGCCAGCCCCGGAGTCCCAAGTGAGAAGCAGTGGAAGAACCAAGTTGCAGCTAGGGCCTGAGGACCAAGCATTGTCTCAGCCTAGCAGAGCCAAACAGGAGAAGGAAGACTCCCTGCTGGAGATCCCAGTTGCCCTCGGGGAGGCAACCAGTGCCCCCAAAGTGCCAGACAGAGTCCCAATCAGCCGACCTCTGGACTCCAGGTCCCAGGCCAAGAAAACCAGCTCCCAGTCAAACTCCTCCTCTGAGGTGGAGTCCATGTGGGCCCCTGTGCCATCCTGCCCTACTCTGGACGTGGACACAGCCAGCGAGGTGGAGGATCTGGAGCCCTATAGCGTGTCCTCAACCCTGGAAGTGGGGGGTTCGGAGGCCCCCACCACGCCCAAGCTCAAGATCTTTCTGGCTCGGTATAGCTACAACCCATTTGAAGGGCCCAACAAGCACCCCGAGAGCGAACTGCTGCTCACTGCTGGGGATTACGTGTATGTCTTTGGGGACATGGATGAGGACGGCTTCTACAAAGGGGAGCTTGAGGACGGCCGGCAGGGGCTGGTGCAGTCCAACCTGGTGGAGCAGATTTCAGATAGTGACATCCTGGGCTGCCTGCCCCATGAGTTCCCTGACCTTGGCCCCACTCGACTCCAGGCTGGGCAGGGCAAAGCTTCGAAGGAAGACACTGGTCACAGCTTAGTACCTGGGAAAGCCCAGGGGACAGTGGACAGGGGGCCACACGCGACAACGGTGAGGGTGGGCTCCAAGACCGAAGTGGCAATAGAAATCTCAGATGCCAAGATGGAAGGTGGCCGGCTGGGCTCTCAGCAGAGCATGGGCAAGTGGGGTTTCTCCAGACCTCTTCTGGGGACCAACAGTGTCTTTTGTGTGGCCCCTACGCAACTTTACCTGAAGAGTGTTGCAGCCACGTCGGCCGAGATCACCTGGGTTGGCAGCAGCCACCCCCACATGGTGTACCTGGATGACCTGGAGTGTGCCCTGACCCTAGCAGGCGTGAGCTGCTACACCTTCCACCACCTGCATCCCGGCACGAGGTACCAGGTGAGGGTGGAGGTGCACCCACCGTGGGACTCGCTGCCGGAGCTCTGGGAAACAATGTCCTCAACCATCACCTTCAACACACCCTTGGCGGGCCCCCCTGACCCTCCACTGGACGTGCTGGTGGAGCGCCATGCCTCACCGGGCCTCCTGGTGGTCAGCTGGCTCCCCGTGACCATCGACTCAGCTGGGTCCTCCAACGGAGTCCAGGTCACCGGCTATGCTGTGTATGCCGATGGACTCAAGGTGGCAGAGGTGGCCGATGCCACCGCCGGGAGCATCCTGTTGGAATTTTCCCAGCTCCAGCTGCCACCGATGTGCCAGAATATCTCGGTGAGAACCATGTCGTTCTGTGGAGAATCCGTGGATTCGGTGCCGGCTCAGATCCCTCGCAACTGCGTCACCTGTCTCCGATTGCCAGAGATGTCTCCCTTTAGCTGCACCTGTGGGGACCCGTCCACTGGCAGAATGACCTTCCCCATCTGCCCTCAGAGGCTGGTGCTGACTCCCCCGAGGGCCAAGGCCAGTCCCCACAGCCCCGGAAGCTGCGGGGAGCCCCAGGCCAAGTTTCTAGAAGCATTCCCTGAAGAACCCCCAAGGAGGCAGTCCCTGAAGCCCAGACTGAGTTCAGACGGAGAATTTCCAAGTGCAGGGTCAGACAGCCAAGCCCAGAGGCCCACAGAGGCCCGGGAGCTCTCCAGAAAGGACCAGCTCTTCCAGAAGAGTCCCCGGAGCCACAGGCCACCTCTGCCCCGGGGCCAGTCTCGGGGGGAAGAGAACCAGTAC CGGCACGTGGGCACCAGCCAAAGCCCTGCTGCAGGAGTCATCTGTCGGTCCCCTGAGTGTGGACCCAGGAAAGAGCCGTGTCAGGAGAAGGCTGCCCTTGAGAAGGTCCTCAGACAAAAGCAAAATGCCCCAGCATTCACCCCTCCCCAGCTGGGCACCAGCCAGCGATACGTGTCTGACTTCTGTGACATTCTGCAGGAGGAGGCAGGGCGCTTCGGTCTATGGGGCAGAGAGGGGcgagagcagaggaaggagctcAGGAGACAGAGCAGG CCAGGTCAGGCTCTGGGGGGCAAGAGAGAGGGCTGGTTCCAGGAGCCCAGCTTGGCGCTGTGTCCCGCTCCATCCAGCAGGGTCATCAGGATGTCCAGGGTTGGCGACCCATCGCTGGGAATGAGGGTAGACCCTCCAGCCAAGCTCTTTGTGGCCCTCTCTGATTACATCCCCCTGGTGATGTCTGCCACCCCCGAGGCTGCAGAGGAGGAGCTGACCTTCTGGAAAGGGCAGTTGCTGAGAGTGTGGGGCTCTCAGGACACCCACGGCTTCTATCGTGGCGAACATGATGGGCAAGTGGGCGACGTCCCCAGGCACCTGGTGGACAAGGTGGACACGGGCACGGAGTGGACTGGTGGGAGGTGGCATTTGCTGGGGCAA GGGTACCTGCCCTCCATGGCCCACCTCGATGACTTTGGGGGGCTTGGAGGCCCCCAGGGCTCCTTCCCCCTGCCGCAGGGGAGCCCCAGAAGGCCTTCACTGTGGACTCCAAAGACCATGGTGGCGGCTCTGGACTATGACCCCAGGGATGGGCCGGCAGGGGGCCTGGTGAAGGGCAAGATGTCACTGAGGGTGGGGGATGTGGTCACTGTCTATGGGCCTGCGGATGACAAGGGATTCTACTACGGGGAGTCGGGTGGCCACAGAAGCCTGGTCTCAGTCCACCTGCTGGATCACATGTCCCTGCAGGGAGAGCGAGTGCAGCTCCCCGCTGGGGTGGTGGCCTCTAGCCACCTGCGCCCCACATGCGGACCCCACCACCAAGCCCTCCTCACTTTGTGCACAGCGCCTGCTCCATGCACCAATGCTCGGAACACTCGGCCATCCCAGTCCTCCTGGCCTCGAGGGCAGCAGGGCTTAGGTCTGAATGGACCTGTTTCCAGAAGAAAAGCAGAGCAAGTAGCCCCTGAGAGGCTGACAGGCTGGTAA